The Desulfurobacterium atlanticum nucleotide sequence CATTATAAGAGCTTTTGCTTCCTCAGTTGTAAGTTCATCAGGCCACTTTTTGTTTTTTCCAGACTCTATTGAGCAGTGTTTACACTCAAGATTACATTCGTTTGTGCATGCCCAGACAAACTCTCCAGGCAGATATGAAAAGCAGCCAAGTCCAACGGTGTCATTATCAAAGATATATTCAAGATTAACAGCCATTTTTGCCTCCTTTAGTAAAATTCCCTTAAATTTTAACACATTAAAAGTTTCTATTTTTATCGGTTTTCAAATTGGAGGTTTTGGATGAAAATTCTTATATTTCAAACAGCCTTTATAGGGGATCTTGTGCTTGCTTCTTCTCTTATTAAATCTGTGAAGAAAACTTTTTCTGAAAGCTCAGTTTCTCTTGTTTGCAAAAAAGGGTATGAAAGTATTTATAAGAGGTTTGAGTATCTTGATGAGGTGATTCCTTATGATAAAAAAGGGATAAGAGGATTTGCCGCTCTTTTGAAAGAGAAAAGGTTTGATGTCGTTTTCTCCCCTCACCGTTCTCACAGAACATCTACGGTGCTTTTTCTTGCCAGAATACCTGAAAGAATAGGCTTTGATAATTCAGGTTTCTCTTTTCTTTACACAAAAAAAGTTAAGTATGAAAAGGGACTTCATGAAGTTGAAAGAAATATAAAGCTGCTTCTTTCATATAAGTCAGATGCGGTAGTTGACTTAAAACCGGAACTTTATGTTTCTGATAGTGAGAAAGGGCAGGTACTTGAGAAATTTGGAATAGGTGCACCTTATGCTGTTATTTCTCCCGGTTCTGTAT carries:
- the waaF gene encoding lipopolysaccharide heptosyltransferase II produces the protein MKILIFQTAFIGDLVLASSLIKSVKKTFSESSVSLVCKKGYESIYKRFEYLDEVIPYDKKGIRGFAALLKEKRFDVVFSPHRSHRTSTVLFLARIPERIGFDNSGFSFLYTKKVKYEKGLHEVERNIKLLLSYKSDAVVDLKPELYVSDSEKGQVLEKFGIGAPYAVISPGSVWPTKRWIPEYFAKVALFLKRKGLVPVIAGGPQDREIAETVAKGAKGAVNTAGKTSLREFMALISQAQVVITNDSSPTHFAVAFDRPVVTIFGPTVKEFGFYPYSKKGRVAEINLYCRPCGIHGGKRCKEKHFKCMRDLTPEKVIPLVEEVLNSELKL